A genomic segment from Ptychodera flava strain L36383 chromosome 19, AS_Pfla_20210202, whole genome shotgun sequence encodes:
- the LOC139118393 gene encoding uncharacterized protein yields the protein MGLTGMLSQMLICVSFVICIFTFTEAADFQSSLSWQAADTLLQLQNVLDDPEITDEPMAVYRKDLDKDYVAYWLIEINKSQYLVLSADVKTGDYRLNQQGDLPSPITRMSNIAVTNNDQCYRFYMMTPEGAMFCENKDGKVISSTLDDTFKSISKGKNISSDDIHGGIYKHLPALEKIWKRKAMEVDESGEWAAMAVYSALNDEDVKRDEENDRPIFGFNDETYGEQAIAPGDSVKIAIDNTTTNMRMKFLPFEEGMKETEMMQWQAALCKVVINICDGGDIVTESTILTNGHGHRYLRVEIVDDHQYVSSVLENREIGFQVEQHMQDGTVAVRRFGIDLTDEKPRRRKRDTEWSEWEEYKIPLEEFFFPDYEEHMVDECGSGSAAVSWAMIFGYYDRLGSAILTYGHETALFRCGPDGTTGSDECQADMTLTDRMKPYIEHLRTLLDTECYRGNAVVLQSDLDNVEHFFKERGGDHINVETTQGYWFWNNLVYFPRQHVADYVAEIVESSRFPAIVGYHLNGAWWNFSPRYGVVTRVRQRTREGRTCFLWWCGEWSTQTDREMYVHHGDGQLGNGWQDIQAFLAAVAFPH from the exons ATGGGTTTAACAGGGATGCTATCACAGATGCTGATCTGTGTCTCCTTTGTTATCTGTATCTTCACTTTCACTGAAGCTGCAGATTTCCAGTCGTCTCTCTCTTGGCAGGCAGCTGACACACTCCTTCAGTTGCAAAATGTCCTCGATGACCCGGAAATCACCG ATGAGCCGATGGCAGTCTATCGGAAGGATCTCGACAAGGACTACGTGGCATACTGGTTAATTGAGATCAATAAGAGCCAGTATCTGGTACTTTCTGCTGACGTTAAGACTGGTGACTACCGATTAAACCAGCAAGGAGACTTGCCCAGTCCTATCACCCGCATGTCCAACATTGCTGTCACCAACAATGATCAGTGCTACAGGTTCTACATGATGACACCAGAGGGAGCTATGTTCTGTGAAAACAAGGATGGGAAAGTGATATCATCGACCCTAGATGATACATTCAAATCCATTTCGAAG GGCAAGAATATCAGCAGTGATGATATTCACGGAGGTATCTATAAGCATCTACCGGCACTGGAAAAAATCTGGAAACGTAAAGCAATGGAAGTTGACGAGAGCGGTGAGTGGGCGGCCATGGCAGTGTACAGTGCCCTcaacgacgaagatgtcaagaGAGATGAGGAAAATGACCGACCAATATTTGGTTTCAATGATGAGACGTATGGTGAACAAGCCATTGCTCCAG GTGATTCAGTGAAAATTGCAATTGATAACACAACAACAAATATGAGGATGAAATTTTTACCATTTGAAGAAGGAATGAAGGAAACGGAAATGATGCAGTGGCAGGCAGCATTGTGCAAAGTTGTAATCAACATCTGTGATGGAGGTGACATTGTCACTGAGTCCACAATCCTAACTAATGGTCATGGACATCGATATTTACGGGTTGAGATAGTAGATGACCATCAGTATGTGTCTTCTGTACTTGAAAACCGAGAAATTGGTTTCCAGGTTGAGCAACATATGCAAGATGGAACTGTTGCTGTTCGCAGATTTGGAATCGACCTGACAGATGAGAAGCCCCGCCGTAGAAAGCGGGACACCGAGTGGTCTGAATGGGAAGAGTACAAGATACCACTggaagaattttttttccctgATTACGAAGAACATATGGTTGATGAGTGTGGGAGTGGTTCAGCTGCAGTCAGCTGGGCGATGATCTTTGGTTATTATGACAGACTGGGCAGTGCTATCCTGACGTACGGACATGAAACAGCCTTGTTTCGATGTGGTCCTGATGGTACCACAGGAAGTGATGAATGCCAAGCAGACATGACCCTGACAGATAGAATGAAACCATACATAGAGCACCTTCGTACCTTACTGGACACTGAGTGTTATCGAGGCAATGCAGTGGTTTTACAAAGCGACCTTGACAACGTTGAACATTTCTTCAAAGAGCGGGGCGGAGACCATATTAATGTCGAGACAACACAGGGCTACTGGTTTTGGAACAATTTGGTGTACTTTCCTCGACAACATGTTGCTGATTACGTCGCAGAAATTGTAGAGAGCTCCCGATTTCCGGCCATTGTTGGATATCACCTCAATGGGGCATGGTGGAACTTTTCTCCGCGCTATGGTGTTGTTACTCGGGTTCGCCAGAGGACACGGGAGGGTCGTACCTGTTTCTTGTGGTGGTGTGGTGAGTGGAGTACACAGACTGACCGAGAGATGTACGTACATCATGGTGATGGTCAACTTGGCAATGGCTGGCAAGACATACAAGCTTTTCTGGCTGCAGTTGCTTTTCCTCACTAA
- the LOC139118394 gene encoding trafficking protein particle complex subunit 1-like, whose translation MTIYNIYIFDRNGTCLYYYEWNRKKQAGMSKEEEFKLMYGMIFSMKSFISRMSPTDYKDGFLNFKTNKYKLHFYETPSGLKFIMNTDLSVGNTRDVLHQIFSQIYIEFVVKNPMCRLGEPITSELFRHKLDNFVRGLPFFQQRVN comes from the exons ATGACAATATATAATATCTATATATTTGACCGGAATGGTACGTGTTTATATTATTATGAATGGAACAGAAAGAAACAAGCAGGAATGTCAAAGGAAGAG GAGTTTAAATTGATGTATGGGATGATATTCTCAATGAAGTCATTCATCAGTAGGATGTCACCTACAGATTA TAAAGATGGATTTCTTAActttaaaacaaacaagtacAAGCTGCATTTCTATGAAACACCCAGTGGACTCAAGTTTATCATGAACACAGATCTTAGTGTTGGAAATACTAGAGATGTATTACATCAAATTTTCAGTCAA ATCTATATAGAGTTTGTTGTCAAGAATCCAATGTGTCGGCTTGGTGAACCAATCACAAGTGAACTTTTCAGACATAAACTGGACAACTTTGTGAGAGGATTGCCATTCTTTCAGCAGAGAGTAAACTAA